In a single window of the Notamacropus eugenii isolate mMacEug1 chromosome 4, mMacEug1.pri_v2, whole genome shotgun sequence genome:
- the LOC140498149 gene encoding olfactory receptor 1f45-like: MEGRNQSRISEFILLGLSNQPEQERLLFFLFLVMYLITVLWNLLIILAIRTDSHVHTPMYFFLSNLSLVDICFTSSTVPKMLVNHISGNKAISYTSCLTQVFFSNWFAGLDSIILASMAYDRYVAICAPLHYTMIMTQKVCSCLVAVCWFWACTDALVHTVSLTRLSFCGHNEIPHFFCELCAVIRLACSDTFLNDLMVYTVGGLTAVMPFIGILISYMCIFVAVLKIPLASGKQKAFNTCGSHIAVVCLFYGTVFGVYFNPTSTHTAQKDTASAVMYTVVTPMLNPFIYSLRNKDMKGAMRMLFTRKPRNPSL; the protein is encoded by the coding sequence ATGGAAGGAAGAAATCAATCAAGGATCTCTGAGTTCATCCTCCTGGGCCTTTCAAACCAGCCTGAACAAGAGAGgcttctgtttttcctcttcctggtTATGTACCTCATCACAGTGCTATGGAACCTGCTCATCATTCTGGCCATTAGAACTGACTCCCACGTTCACacccccatgtacttcttccttaGCAATTTATCCCTTGTTGACATCTGCTTCACATCCAGCACTGTCCCTAAGATGTTGGTTAATCATATATCTGGAAATAAAGCAATTTCTTACACCAGTTGCCTGACACAAGTGTTCTTCTCCAACTGGTTTGCAGGATTAGATAGTATCATCCTTGCCTCCATGGCCTATGACCGCTATGTGGCTATCTGTGCCCCACTACACTACACCATGATCATGACCCAAAAAGTCTGCTCCTGTCTAGTAGCAGTGTGCTGGTTTTGGGCCTGCACTGATGCCCTGGTTCACACTGTCTCCCTGACTCGACTTTCATTCTGTGGTCACAATGAAATTCCTCATTTCTTCTGTGAACTCTGTGCGGTGATAAGATTGGCCTGCTCTGATACCTTCCTCAATGACTTGATGGTCTACACAGTAGGAGGACTGACAGCTGTCATGCCTTTTATTGGCATCCTCATCTCCTACATGTGCATTTTTGTGGCTGTCCTAAAGATCCCCTTGGCCTCTGGGAAACAGAAGGCTTTCAACACTTGTGGCTCCCACATCGCTGTGGTCTGTCTCTTCTATGGAACAGTCTTTGGAGTGTACTTCAACCCTACATCCACCCATACAGCCCAAAAGGACACAGCATCAGCTGTGATGTACACTGTGGTCACTCCTATGCTGAACCCCTTCATCTACAGCCTAAGAAACAAGGACATGAAAGGAGCCATGAGAATGCTCTTCACCAGGAAACCAAGAAACCCCTCCCTCTGA
- the LOC140498148 gene encoding olfactory receptor 1f45-like produces MKKENHSKVSEFILLGLSEQPEQETLMFFAFLLMYLITGLGNLLIILAIRTDSRLHTPMYFFLSNLSLVDICFTSTIIPKVLVNYISGNKSILYSSCLAQVFFFIWFGVVDSVLLTVMAYDRYVAICAPLHYSMILTPKVCVFLVAVCWFGASVNALTHTVLLSQLSFCGHIEIHHFFCDLNVVIRLACSDTFINDLVMHTMGGTTVVIPFIGILISYIQIFVAVLRIPSAHGKRKVFSTCGSHLTVVCLFYGTIIGVYFKPTTTHTAQQDTASAIMYTVVTPMLNPFIYSLRNNEMKGALRMLFNKKSGLSL; encoded by the coding sequence atgaaaaaggaaaatcattcaAAAGTCTCTGAATTCATCCTCCTGGGCCTTTCAGAACAGCCAGAGCAAGAGACGCTCATGTTCTTTGCATTCCTGCTTATGTATCTTATCACAGGGCTTGGAAATTTGCTCATTATTTTGGCCATTAGGACAGACTCACGTCTCCACacccccatgtacttcttccttaGCAACTTGTCCTTGGTTGACATCTGCTTCACCTCCACCATCATCCCCAAGGTGCTAGTTAATTATATATCTGGGAACAAATCAATTCTTTACAGTAGCTGCTTGGCAcaagtatttttcttcatttggttTGGGGTGGTAGACAGTGTCCTCCTCACTGTCATGGCCTATGACCGCTATGTGGCTATCTGTGCCCCACTCCATTATTCCATGATCTTGACTCCAAAGGTTTGTGTCTTTCTGGTAGCAGTGTGCTGGTTTGGGGCTTCTGTTAATGCCCTGACACATACTGTTCTGCTGTCCCAACTCTCATTCTGTGGCCACATTGAAATCCATCATTTCTTCTGTGACCTCAACGTGGTGATAAGATTGGCCTGCTCAGATACCTTCATCAATGACTTGGTGATGCACACAATGGGAGGAACAACAGTTGTAATTCCATTCATTGGCATTCTAATCTCCTACATTCAAATTTTTGTGGCTGTGCTGAGGATCCCATCAGCTCATGGTAAAAGGAAAGTTTTCTCCACCTGTGGCTCTCACCTCACTGTAGTCTGTCTCTTCTATGGGACAATAATTGGGGTGTACTTTAAGCCAACAACTACCCACACAGCACAGCAGGACACAGCATCAGCCATAATGTACACTGTTGTCACCCCCATGCTGAACCCTTTCATCTACAGCCTAAGGAACAATGAAATGAAAGGAGCCCTGAGGATGCTCTTTAACAAGAAGTCAGGGCTCTCTTTGTGA